The DNA region GTGGCGTAGGCTGCCGACGCGCCGGCAGGCGCCTGTGGCCGGAATTCACCGGGCATCATGTCGTCGGCTGTCCGTGTCAACGGCCGCGCGTCCCTCGGTACGGCGTTCTCGGACTCGTTCACGGCATACCGGTCCTGTGCTCTGTGGCCTCCGGAGACATCCATACCGTCCCGGCTCCCCTCAGGCACAGGGCCACCCATGCTGAATTCACTGCCGTTCGTCATACTGTTCGATCCTTTCGATGATCTTGAGGAGTTCTTGGATACGGCCTCGGCGCGTCGGTGACTTGATGCTTCCGCCATCGATCTACCGTGTTCCTGTGGTCGGCGGCTCGAGTCCTCGCGGGAGCGGGCCTGGACGGCAGACGCAGAAAACTGGGGCTCGTCGGCAGTGAGCCACTGCTGGGCTTCGGAGACCACACCGTTCGACCTGCCGGTCCCAGCCGGAGGGCCGTCGAAGGGCATGACCTCAAGCCTGCGCGGGCGACTCAGTGGTCCGTGCCCGGAGGGGAGCAGCTCGGGAGCGTCCACCCTTTTCGGCCAGGGAGGCTTGACGCTCTGCAGTTGCGGCGGCTTGGCGACTGCGCGGACGTCGCCTCGGACCAGCATGCCGCTGCTGTCGACCGAGAGTTCGTGCTCTATGAACTGTTGCACGGTGAGCACCCGCTTACCCGTGCTCGAGGGAGACGGTGGTCGCCTCAAGGTCATGGCCTGTCCGTGGCCGCCCCACTCGCGTGCCGCCAAGGCGCGGCGCTCGGCGGTCTCCATGGCGTGCTGGACGTCAGGCGGGATCTCGATCCGGCTCCTCACCCGGTACCGCCCGGTCGCCAGGTCGTCCGAGCACTGCAACTGGACCTTCAGAGGGCCCACGAAGGAGTAGTGCTGAGACTCGGTGTACTCGCGCACCTTCTCGACCAGCTCTTCACCGAGCATCAGCAGACACGTACTGTGCAAGGCGTGATCGTCGGGGTTGAGCTCGATCACGAAGCTGTTGGGCACAACAGTGCGGTTCTGGTTCCAGATCCTGGCGTTGACGTCACACTCACGCCGGAGCGCACCGACGAATTCCAACGGCTGCACCGCAGACTTGAACGCTTTGGCGAAGGCGCCGTTGACCCACGCCTCGAAGCGCTGCTCCAACTTGTTCAGCGTTCCCACTGTCAGCCTTCCAGTACGGATCGCCCGCCATCTGAGCGAAAGTGCATTCACTGACTGGGTCTCTTTAGCCAGGTTTCGCCCATTTCTGCGGTGTGTCTGCGAGATTCACTCATTCGTCTCCGGAGTCGCCCTCTTCGGCCCATGCGAATGCCGACGAACCGACACCTGAGCGAACACGACGCGCGCAGCCCAGGCGGGGTCACCCGGATCGCAGGAGCGACCGTCAACCGCCCGTAGCACCCGGCCGGCACGGCCTCACCCGAAGCCCGGGCCCGGCCGTGCCACCGAGTGGTGGACGCGGCGCGGCCGGGGCCCGAGGTGAGGCCTGTCTTCTTTCCCCGAACCGCCGTGGCACCACGTGGCGCCATTTTGCGCGGGATGGCGCCAGCGGGCGCCACTCCGCGCATCCAGGGGGCCCTACAGCCTGCTTTGCATCACAGCGGACGCGGCTCTTCTCATCGCGTTTTCGCAGATGAGGAGACTCGCTGGGGCTCAGACCCCCACCTGCGAGCCACCCGGGGCTTGCATGTGGCGTCACACTGGTGCCATTATGGCGTCATGGACCTCACCCCGTATGTCGACACCCTCCGGCGGGAACTCGCGGTGGCCGCCGAGGCCGGCGGAGACGATGCCCGCGCGCTGGCAGAGCGGCTCACCGCTCCCCTGGAGTCGGCGGCCCGGCTGACCCTGCTCAATGTGCTCTCGGCCGCTATGGACGAGGTCACCCGCGAACTCGCTCCCGGGTCGGTCGA from Streptomyces sp. B1I3 includes:
- a CDS encoding FhaA domain-containing protein; this translates as MGTLNKLEQRFEAWVNGAFAKAFKSAVQPLEFVGALRRECDVNARIWNQNRTVVPNSFVIELNPDDHALHSTCLLMLGEELVEKVREYTESQHYSFVGPLKVQLQCSDDLATGRYRVRSRIEIPPDVQHAMETAERRALAAREWGGHGQAMTLRRPPSPSSTGKRVLTVQQFIEHELSVDSSGMLVRGDVRAVAKPPQLQSVKPPWPKRVDAPELLPSGHGPLSRPRRLEVMPFDGPPAGTGRSNGVVSEAQQWLTADEPQFSASAVQARSREDSSRRPQEHGRSMAEASSHRRAEAVSKNSSRSSKGSNSMTNGSEFSMGGPVPEGSRDGMDVSGGHRAQDRYAVNESENAVPRDARPLTRTADDMMPGEFRPQAPAGASAAYATGEAGSSRPYAGGHQPSRFVDGPPVNHRPRAAYAPSAGQGGALGQSSSVELSSDRLLRNQDGGVRGSLKKLRIGGKSAERARQQKLAVLRTPVMDCYKIAVISLKGGVGKTTTTTALGSMLATERQDRVVAIDANPDAGTLSRRVRRETSATIRDLVADIPNLPNYMAVRRYTSQAPSGLEVLANDVDPALSTAFNDEDYRQVVGCLGQHYPIILTDSGTGLLHSAMGGVLDLADQLIVVATSSVDGAASASTTLDWLNAHGYADLVQRSITVVSEARKMSKIIKLDDVVAHFRARCRGVVVVPFDEHLSAGAEVDLAKMRPQTREAYFNLATLVAADFHRTQHEPAGWPALPHSGYNSASVFSAPAWG